DNA sequence from the Sulfuricurvum sp. genome:
CATACCGATATTAGTGCATCATATACAATATGGGATTTTGGACGGACGAGAGATCGTTACCATGCATCTTTGAGCAGTGAAGAGGAATCCGGCGCCAATAAAGAGACGATTCAAAATGCTCTGATTGAGCAGGTATGGTTTCAGTATTACTCTTTGGGGTATATCGCTTCGGTGATTGATACCGCAGAAATATCGGTTCGTTTTTATCAGGCACAGCTCAATCAAGCAACAGGTATGCGTCAGGCGGGATTGAAAACAATAGCGGATGAATCACGTTTCAAAGCCTCATTAATGGAAGCTGAAGAGCGTCTTAGAGCTGCCCATGCCGCCTGGGATAAAACACAAAATGCCTTAGGACTTCTGATCGGAAGCGAGGAGAAGTTTACGATCGATAACAATGATTTGAAAAAGCGCGCTTTAGAGATACCATCGATAGCACAGAGTGAAAACCTCCGAGCGGATATGAGTGCTTCTAACCCTCAACTCGCTGCGCTAAGAGCTAAGATAGAGCGATCCAAAGCTCTGTTTGATGCCCAAAATAAAGAAGCTTACGGGACGGTATCGATTGTAGGTTCTTACGGATATGACAACTCTCTCTCCTCCTATGACAGTTCTCAACTCGGAATTAGAGGGACCATTCCCCTCTATGATGGGGGAAAATTATCGGCAGATGCGGAAAAAAGCAAAATTGCTTTGGATATTGCACGTAAAGAGTTTGAGAGCGCCGAAAAAGCTCTGTGGCAAGAGTTGTACAGTTCTTATCGTGATTTTAACCGTGCCGATGAGACAATCGCCGCCAAAGACGGAGTGATCGATGCAAACCAAAAGGCATTGGCGCTATCGGAAGGTCGGTATGCACAAGGTTTGGCAACCTATGTGGATATTTTGGAATCGCAAAATGCGTTAGACAATGCCCGTAATGAGTATGCGGAAGCCAATTTTCTGAAAATACAAGCTTGGGCGCACATACAGCGTTTATTGAATAAAGGGTGTGAAAATGATGTTTGCAAACATTAAGCCGGTACTGATTGGTATCGGTGCTGCGGTTATCCTCGGAGGCTTGGGTTATAACAAGGTATATCTTCCTAAAGTGACGTATGACTCGGTGTTCCCGAAAGAGGGGAATCTGACCGAAAATGTCAACGGAGTCGGAACACTGGAAGCCAAAGAGGTTATTCTTCTCGCTCCCAAAAGTACCTCAAAAATTGGGGCACTCTATGCTGATGAGGGGGATCGTGTCAAGAAGGGGGCTGTATTGGCTCGAATGGAGCTCTCCGATTTGGCTGGAAGTAAAATCGAAAGTGCGGCCCTTATCGATAAAAGCCGCGCGCAAATGGGTTCTCAAAAGGCCCTTATCGATGATTTAACGGCCAAAAAAGAGTTGAGCGATGCAACTTTGAAGCGTTATCGCACTCTAATAAAGGGAGGCTTTGTGACGCAGGCTGAGCTCGATGGTGCTGAGGCGCAAGCCCGTAGTGCCAATGCTCTCTTAGCGAGTGCACAGGAGAATTTGGCGCAGTCGGTGCATGAGGTACAAAGGGCAGAGGGATCGTTAAGTGCACTCAATGCTAAAATCAATGATCTCTCCCTCTCTTCCCCAATCGACGGGATTGTGGTTTCTCGCGAAGCGGAAGTCGGAAGTACGGTGGGTGCAGGGATGGCGGTACTACGAATCGCAAATCCTAAGACAGTGTGGATAAAAGCGTATATTGATGAGCGCCAAAGCGGGTTACTGCGGGTAGGGCAAAAGGGCTTTGTTACCCTTCGTTCGACCCATGAGCGCAAATGGCCGGCGGTTGTAAGCCGAATAGGTGTCGAGAGCGATCGAATAACGGAAGAGCGTGTTGTTTATCTCACACTGCAGGAGACGCCTGAACCGTTATATCTTGCCGAACAAGCCGAAGTGGAGATACTTATCGCCCATTATACTAATGCTCTGATTCTCCCCGCCGATGCCGTCGTTTACAATGAGGATAAAGCGGGCGTTTGGATGTCGGATAACGGCAAAGCGGTTTTCCATCCGGTACAGGTTCTCGGACATAACAGTGATGGCGATGTGGCCATTTCCGGACTGGAGAAAGGGGACCGTGTCATTGTGACCGGAAACCGTCCCCTGAAAACAGGAGACAAGGTTCGTCTATGATCAATCTGGCACAGCGTGATATTTCCCATTCTCTGGGAAAATTCATTACGACCGCATTAGGTGTAGGGATGCTGATCGGGGTTATGCTGATTATGCTCGGAGTCTATCGCGGAATGGTGCATGACGCGATGATCATCCCCAATGATCTGAAGGGCGATTTGTGGGTTGTCCAAAAAGATACATTGGGACCATTTGCTGAAAGCTCCCGTCTGCATGAAGATCTTAAATACGCGTTGAGCGGATTTACAGGAGTTGAAAAGGTTTATCCACTCACATTTCAGAGTCTTCAGATCATTCAAAATAAAAAGCCGATACGGGTATATGCACTGGGGTATGAATCATTAAGCGGTTTTACCCCTTTTCGTCTTGTCGAGGGGAGAGCAATATCGATTGCCCATCAGGAAATCATTGTTGATAGTAAAACCGGATTTAAACTCGGTGATTCCATCTCTTTGGGGCGCAATACCTATAGGGTTGTCGGTCTTACCAAAAAAGCGGTCTCCTCAGGAGGGGATCCGATGATTTATCTGGATCTCTCCGAAGCGCAGGAACTGCAGTTTCTGTTTAGCAATGAACAAATCCGCAATGACCGTTTTCGCGGTGGAGAATCATCCGCGACCGCTATGGTCAACACCTTTGTCTTAAAGGTTAAAAAGGGATTTGACCCTATAGCGGTTGCGCAAGAAATAAAGCGGTGGAAACATCAGGAAGTCTATACCCAAGAAGAACAGGCCGCGATTCTTACGACGAATTTGATTGAACGTTCTGCGAAGCAGATAGGGATGTTTACCGTTATTTTGCTCATCGTTTCCTCGGTTATTATCTCACTTATCATTTATACGATGACCATGGGGAAAATAAAAGAGATCGCTATTTTGAAACTGATCGGCGCCCCCAACAGTGTCATTACTAAAATGATTGGACAGCAATCGCTGCTTCTGGGGGGGATCGCTTTTATCGGCGGGAATATTTTTGCCCATGCGAGTGCCGATATCTTTCCGAAGACGATTGTCCTTTTCTATTCGGATGCGGCCAAACTTTTTGTTATAGTTATCATCATCAGTATACTGGCTTCTCTTTCAGGAATACGTTCGGCACTGCATGTTGATCCAGCCAGTGCGATCGGGGGATAAATGAAACGCTCTATTATACGATTGGAAGAGATTCATAAAACCTACGGAAGCGGAGAGAGTGCCGTCACAGCGATCAAAGAGGCCAATTTTGAAGTTTATTCGGGTGAAACGGTCGCATTGCTCGGTCCCAGCGGCTCCGGGAAAACTACACTGATTACGATGATCGGATGCATTACGGAACCCACCGGCGGGAAGCTGTTTTTGGATAATGAGCTGATATATGATCAAAAATGGCAGGTCAAGGATACTCGACGGATACGTCGTGAAAATATCGGCTTTATTTTTCAATCGCACAATCTGATACCGTTTCTAAATGTTTTGGAAAATGTGACATTGGTTCCGCAAATGAATAAAATTTCCAAAAACAAGGCCGATACGCACGCAAAAGAACTCTTGGATTATTTAGGAGTAGGGGATAAACTAGAGAAAATGCCCTCTCAGCTCTCGGGGGGACAGAGCCAGCGTGTGGCGATCGCCCGTTCGTTGGCGAATAACCCCAAAATAATTTTAGCGGACGAGCCCACTGCAGCCTTGGACTCCGAACGGGCGTTGTCGGTTATGCAGCTACTGAAAAAACTCTCTATCGAGCAGGATGTCGCGATTATTGTCGTTACCCATGATGAACGGATGCTGCCGTTGTTTGACCGGATTTTACGTGTTGAAGACGGACGGGTTTATGAAGAGACAAAAGAGAGATGAAATAGTTTGAATAAAAATTCTATACATCATGTCAGAAAAAATCTACTAGAGCGTTTCACAGAGAGTGTAATTCCTGGAATAGGAGCCTTTTTTGGGCTCTCTTTTATCGGTTTAATTGCGCAATCGGTTCATCAGATGCTCATTATCGCCCCATTTGGGGCGACGGCTGTTCTCCTATTTAGTGCACCTGAGAGTCAGTTTTCAAAACCGTGGAATGTATTTATGAGCTATATAATCTCAGCGATCATCGGTTTTTTAATTTTGCGTTACAGTAACGGTCAATGGCTGGCAATCGGCGGAGGATTTGGGATTGTTATTATGCTGATGCATCTCTTCAAAGCAATCCATCCACCCGCCGGAGCCAATTTCTTGATCGTTACGCAGGGACATATTTCCTTTTATTTATTGTGGCCGCTTTTTATAGGTCTAATAACGTTGGTTATTATCGGAATTGGCTTGCACAAAATACGAAAAAAAATTACACTCCGCTAAAGGATACAAGAGTTATTTCTTACCAAAAATAAGAGTTTTTCCGTATCGTCCGCCCCAGACAATAAATAAAAGAATCCATCCGCATGCTGCCGCATCAAATAGCCAAGGATGTGAACCTCCGAATGCAGTGTCTACAGAGAGTGCAAAGCGTGCGAGGATAACAACTTGAGTCCACCAAAACAACACTATGGACACTTTGTCCGCTTCCGGAGATTGTCCGGAGTGTCCGAGCGTGACGCGTGTACCAAACCCGATCAGTATGGTGGTTAAAAAACCTAATGCCAGCAGATGGATCTCAGCAAATAAGAAACTCATATTGTAAACCATTTCGATAATTTGGATTAAAGACCCGATCAAAAGTCCGACCGGAAGCCAGAATAGGGCGAGATGAAGGATCCAAATAATCGCAGGTGAATTAAACGGATGGAGTTTCCATTGTAAAAACTCTCGAAGCAGGTAGAGGGACAGGAGAATACCGACAATTGCTTCTCCTGCGGTGAAGGCAATAAGGGCAAAGAGTGTTTTTACAATGAATGCACCGAATACCGCCTCGACAAAATATTTAGTTTTAGATTCATGTGAATGGCTGAAAAAGGGGATCATCCGCTGAGCGACGGAAAAAGTGAGGAAGACAAAGAAAAAATTAACAATGATGGGAGGAATCAGCGCAAACCAGTTTTGAAAATTCCAAACCAAACTGATACCGAATGCAATGATCCACAAAAGATGCGTTATCAGCGTAATACCGTGAGCTACTAATATCCAAAAAGGGTCTTGTTTGGCGGGAGATTGACCGATTTTGTATATCCAATAGAGTGCAAAAACTGCCATAGAATGAGTGAACAAGACAGTAACCATCGCAAATAAAGCCAACCATGCCGAAAGAAGTGAGCCTGCAAAAAAGAGCACTGCCCCTATTTGATAAAGCCAAATGATACGAATATAGGCCTCTTTCGGGATTGCCATCGTGGAACAAAAGCGGGGAAAAGTCGTAAATAAAAAGCCGTGAAAAAACTGAGCGAAGACCAGGAATGCGAGAGAATAGAGATGGAACTGATTTTCACTGATGCTGAGAGTAATGATCCCTTTATGAGAAAGTACAAAAAGCACCATTGATACAATGGCCCATAATAGACCGAAAACAAAAAATGGCTGATGCGGCTGGGATAGAAAATAGTTTTGTTTTGGTGGCAATGGAGTCGCCCTAAAAGTAGACATTCTGAGTTCCTTATAACGTTTATGGGAGTATATCGAATTAGGAAATATGAGGTATTGACGAAGGTCAAGAAATGATCCCCTCTGTTGAGGAGAGGAAGAGTATTTAAGAAACTTTTTTGTCTTCACAAAAATGGATTCGATCTTTGTGCTCTTGTTTTTTGCCGATGTTGAAGCTTTCGACTGGACGGTGGTAGCCCATCACACGGGTGTAAATAACACATTTAGTCCGTTTAGACAAATGTGTATATAAGATGGTTTCTATTTTCATGGTATATCCTTATTTGATTAATTATGCACCCGGAAGATCCATACGGTGCTCAATGGAATAGGTAAAGGTTGGTGTTGTCAATCCGGTAATCTGGGTAACGTATTCTCCAGTTTTAGCGTTAAACACCAATATTCTGCCGCAGGTCCAATCGGAAATGTACATGTGTTCTCCATGTGCTGAAGGTTCTCCATGGAGTAATCGAGGAGTGATAAGTTCGCCTTTCTCATTTTTCACAGCGCCAATGTTCCACTCTTTAATTACTTTGAGATTACTTGGATCGATGAGTTGAACCATCCCCTCTTTGGTAGCTTGAATAATACGTCCAGTCATCAATGTTTCTTTGTTAACGAGATCTACTCGGTTGTAATTGTCTTCACCGCCGATCACATTATCCGCCCATAAAAATGGCGTATGTTCGTTGGTTCCGATAAAAAGTCCACCGCCCGCTGTTTTGGTATGTTTCAATACATGCCATTGATTATCCCAAATGGTGACATCTCCTACGTTCATGTTGACCGTTGCGTGGAGCTGTTTGCCGAGTTTTTCGTTATACCAACTTGAACCTTGTCCCGGATGCGGTTTACTTCCTGGTCCAGTGTAGACTTTATCTGTCAATGTTTTGGTTTTGAAATCGACAATTCCCATAACATCGCTCCCTTGTGAAGCAATCATATAGTAGCGTCCTACCTCTTCACCTTCGTTCAAAAAGGCATCATGCAATATTCTGCCGATTTTTGGAATGTCGCCGACAATAGGAAAGTCCGGTTTACTGTAGTCGACAATATAAACATGTCCTGCATCTTTAAGAGCAAACGCAATATAAGGACCGTACGGAGTATCGGCAATCGATGCAACACGAGAAGATCCGATTTTTCCATCCATATCTTCTACTTTATCGGTTGCATAGACTTTTAGCGGTTTAAGGGTCATAGCATCCAAAAGTACAGCACCGCCTGGAACATAGTTTCCTGCCATCAAATAACGTCCATCTGGAGTACACGCGAGTCCGCGGCTATCACTTCCTACCCGTATTTTAGCGATCATCGGCTGCCCCGGTGCATTGAGATCAAACATGTTGACCCATCCGTCACGGCTGATATTGTAGACATAACGAGGAATACGTTTATTGACGACAGTAACGTGGGTTGCAAAACCGGAACTGTGTTTTGAGAGGACTTTATTGGTTGTACCATCAATAAAGCCAACTTTAGATGCATCGCGTTCGGTAAATACCACTATGTCTTGAACGCTTTTCACATCGGTCGGTTTTGGGTATTTTTTATATAATTCTTCACGGTCTTCGAGGACTTGATAGGTCGCAGCAACATCTTCAAGGGTAAGTTTGGTTAACTGTTTTGCTTCATATTTTAATAGATATTGGACCATTTTATCGGCATCATCACTAGTAAATTTACTTTTGAACGAAGGCATTGCAGTACCGGCTCTACCGCTTAGTATCGTATCCCTGAGGAAATAATCCCCTTTTTTTCCAATTGCTTTGGGATCAAGTGAACTTCCTACACCGCCTTCATGATTAGGCCCATGACAACCTTGGCACTCTTTTTCAAACATTTGGGCAACATCCATTTTTGAATCTCCCGCCATGAGCGGAAGGGTCGCAAAAATAGCGCCCGCAAGGGTTATACCAAGAACTTTTTTCATTTGTCACTCCTTGTACTTCTTAAATATGGATAATGTATACACTTTATTGATTTTATGATAAAGCTTTTAGATACCCATCTGAGTTAGTGTACTCGAAAAGGGTCCGAAGCTCCATTGATATAAATCAAATTTTGAAAACTTTTAAGTAAAGAGCTCTTTTAATCCCTCCCGATTTAATATGGTGAAGTTTTTTCCTTCATCGCTGATAAGCCCGAGAATTTTGATTTTTTTAAAAGAGCGTGAAAGCGTTTCAGGAGTAAGTCCCAGAATCGTTGCAATTTTATGTCGTCTGGTCGAATCAGAAATATCCCCATTTTCATATAGGAATTTCGCTACACGGGACGTTGCATCCAGAGCCAGTCGCGTTGTAATAATATTTTCGAGGTATTTTAGTTTTTGTGTCAGGGATTTTATCAATTCAAAAGATATCGTAGGATTCTTCAAAAAATCACGTTCAAAAAGGGGGTAATCTATTTCAAATACATATCCATCTGTTTGAAACTCGGCGGTTGCAGGAAACGGTATGTGGTAGAGATTTGCCATTTCTGCAACCAGGGAGACAGGATAAAAATAGTGAAGAACAATTTCATTTTCTTTCATATCGGTTTTGTAGGCTTTGATGATACCTTTAATTAAAATATAGAGTTTTTCTGAGGAAGAACCTTCATAAAATAGAGTTTGACCACTTTGATATTCTCGAAATTTTCCAATCGATGCCAACCGAGCTAAATCATCTTCATTGAGATGAGAAAAAAGAAAGATATTTTTTAATTCTTCCACCATTGCATGCTCCTTTTTCCGGTTTTATTTAATATTTATTTGAAAATAGCGAGTGTTAAAGTTTCAAATTAATTTGAGCAAACCATGCCCGACTTTCTGCTTTTTCATAACTGTAATATTCTATATTCAGAATGTTTGTGATCGCAAGATTAAGATCAATATTTTTATTAATCCTGTATCCGATTTTACTATTAAAGATTCCGACACTGTCGATAGAACCATATACATTGGAGACTGTATCGCTGTTATCGGAATTATTGTAGATTTTGGATTGATAGTTGTAATTGAGCAAAGCATAAAATTGCTGGTTATCATAACTGAGAGAGACATTGGCCATATTCTCAGGTATACCGGCAAAACGTTTACCGATTAAAGCAGGTTCGATGGAATCTTCTAAAATTTTGGTATAGGTTTTGGTATAGTTGGTATTGAGAGCAAAATCGTATTTTAGCGGTTGGGTATAGGCAAGCTCATAGCCTTGGCTTCTGGCTTTACCGACGTTAATCCGTTCATAATAACTTTTCCCGCCGATAAGAACAGGCGGTTTTGTCGAGATCATGTTTTCAATAATCGTATGAAACCAATAGGCTTTAAAAAGGCCGTTTAGTGGTGTTTTTTGCTCTGCTCCAAAATCATAAGATTCGCTTCGTTCAGGAGTTAGATCAGGATTTGCCATATAGACACGATTGATAGCGGCGATCTCGTATGTCCGATATAGATTGACCGGATCGGGTGCTCGAAATGCTTTCCCCCATGATGTTTTGAGAGTCGTATTCTCTCTTGCTTGATAATTAAGGGATACTTTTGGAGAAAAGTTATCCGTATGTTTGGTAGGGTAAGTTTGATTGAGCGTCATATTGGAAGCATTCGCATCGGAAACATACCCATCATATCCGCTCCATGACTCGAATCGTCCACCAATATTAGTCGAAAGTGTATCGGTAATATCACTTTGAATTTCAGCAAAACCTGCAATAATAAGTTCTTTTCCACCGGAACTCGACGTCATGAGTGTTTTTGAGTCTTCATCTCTCCAATCTAATAGCGTATCGGTGTCTGAAACTGACGTGTTACGTTTGAATTCTCCCCCTAAAAGCAGTAATGAATTCCCCATAGCTTTTTGCCACGTTGCGTGGAGCATAGTATTTTGTGCTTCTCTTGGGGTTATGGTACCGCTACCTCCGTTTTGTGTTGCCGTTGTGCCTGCAGAGGAATACCAATCTCGTACGGACAACAGTGAATAGCGGATATCAAAAGTGGAGTCAGAAAAATTATGGTGGTAATCGATAGTGTAAAGATCACTGGTTAAATCGTTTTGGCCTTGTAGAAATTTACTTTCTTTTAGCCCTGAAGATGAGGAACCCGGATACGAAAAAACTGTATTCTCAGATGAATTCTGTGTAATATAGGATTCGGGATCAGAATAATCGATATGATAATGTGACTGCCGATAAGATGCACTTAGTGTGTCTTTCGTAGTCGGTGTATAGAGCAGTTTGGTGGATAAATCGTATTTGTTAACACCGCGATTGCCGGCATTTCCGACAATCCATTGTGCCGTACTTGGTATTGGCGCAGATATTTCTTGGATAAACCCGCTGTAGCCTGCTTTTGGTTGGGATACTGTCACAAAATCGGATCGGTATCCATCAGAACTCAGAACTCCATAACTGATTTTAAATTTTAAATGATCAGAAATTTTATCGGCAGCCGATACGTAAATCTTGGTTACATTGGCTTGAGCTTCTCCATCGCTGAACGCATCTCCGTATCCGATGCTGGCTTTGTATTCAGGAATATCTGGCATTCGGGTAATATAATTGATAACTCCACCCATTGCACTGCTACCATAAAGGCTTGAAAACGGGCCTCGAATCACTTCTATCTGTTCCAAATCTTCAGGTAGGATAATATAGGGTGTAGATGCACTGCTCGTGTAGCTGGTATTCATAGGTATACCATCTAACAATATCATAGTACGTGATTGATCCGGAATCCCGCGAAGCACTACAGTAGGGTTGATATCCGACAACCCTCTGTGTTCTATTGCCGTAACCCCTTCTAAGCTTTTGACAACCTCTTTGAGATGGTTTGCAGGCAACATATCAATCGCTTCTTTTGATAGGACACTTACGCTTCCCGGAGCATCTTGAAGAGTAGTTTCGGTCTGGGTTGCCGAAATGATAATAGGATCTAGAGTGACTCCATCAGCCATGAGATAAGTGGCGGAAAGAAATGAAAGCATGATATATTTTTTCATGTTTGCTCCTGTCGTATGAATATGTTAGAACAGGAGTTCGTCCAAGCAGTATAGTGCTTTATCAGTGCTGACCTTAAGGAGGGTTTTATTAATCTATACTGCTCGAACCAACCCCTCATGAGGGGAGGGTGTTATTTGCCGATATGAGCTGCCAATGCAGTGATTTGAGCATCATTCAAAGAGGCAACTTGGCCTTTCATAACCGCTTTTGATGCAGCACCGTAACTTCCGTCTTTGTATCCTTTAAGGGCAGCCGTAATTTGATCTTTAGTCATGTCTTTAATGATTTTACTTTTACCCAAGGCTGATTTTTCGCCTTGTGCTCCATGGCAGACTGCACATTTTTTGAATAGATCTGCACCTTCGTCCGCCATAGAAGTACTCCATAGGCCGAATAGCACACTTACTGCGATGAACACTTTTTTCATTGTAAACTCCTACAAAAAGAATACGTCATTGTAAAGCGTTTAAGAATGAAAGTCTTTGATATAGGTCAAGTACGTAAAGTTACATAACGTTTAAGTAATACATAATCGATAATGCGTTTGGAAGAGGGGAGATTCCCCAGTGTTTCAACACCCTCACGAAATAGTTGTACATAGAAAGAGCGTGTGTATCCTGCCTGCAAAAGTGCATCCGCCATCATGATGATTTGAGATTCATTAAGAAGATCTGGGTGAAAGGTAGTTCGTACTTCAAAATCAACGGCATGCTTTTGAAGCAGGTAAAAGCTCTCCCAAAAACGGTATTCGCTTCCGCCAGCGCAGATACGGCTCATTTCAGAAGAGGGGGCTTTGTAATCGAGGGCAACATAATCCAAAAGAGATTCATTTAGCAGTGTTTGGAGTACATCAGGACGCATCGCATTGG
Encoded proteins:
- a CDS encoding TolC family protein — encoded protein: MQRILFYLTLSITMHAAVLSVEDAVAMALKNHPDAYVASMRYESAKADSRSVQAALRPRIDLNGEYFPTKTFVMPANGVFSTRQNDAFHTDISASYTIWDFGRTRDRYHASLSSEEESGANKETIQNALIEQVWFQYYSLGYIASVIDTAEISVRFYQAQLNQATGMRQAGLKTIADESRFKASLMEAEERLRAAHAAWDKTQNALGLLIGSEEKFTIDNNDLKKRALEIPSIAQSENLRADMSASNPQLAALRAKIERSKALFDAQNKEAYGTVSIVGSYGYDNSLSSYDSSQLGIRGTIPLYDGGKLSADAEKSKIALDIARKEFESAEKALWQELYSSYRDFNRADETIAAKDGVIDANQKALALSEGRYAQGLATYVDILESQNALDNARNEYAEANFLKIQAWAHIQRLLNKGCENDVCKH
- a CDS encoding efflux RND transporter periplasmic adaptor subunit, coding for MMFANIKPVLIGIGAAVILGGLGYNKVYLPKVTYDSVFPKEGNLTENVNGVGTLEAKEVILLAPKSTSKIGALYADEGDRVKKGAVLARMELSDLAGSKIESAALIDKSRAQMGSQKALIDDLTAKKELSDATLKRYRTLIKGGFVTQAELDGAEAQARSANALLASAQENLAQSVHEVQRAEGSLSALNAKINDLSLSSPIDGIVVSREAEVGSTVGAGMAVLRIANPKTVWIKAYIDERQSGLLRVGQKGFVTLRSTHERKWPAVVSRIGVESDRITEERVVYLTLQETPEPLYLAEQAEVEILIAHYTNALILPADAVVYNEDKAGVWMSDNGKAVFHPVQVLGHNSDGDVAISGLEKGDRVIVTGNRPLKTGDKVRL
- a CDS encoding ABC transporter permease; translated protein: MINLAQRDISHSLGKFITTALGVGMLIGVMLIMLGVYRGMVHDAMIIPNDLKGDLWVVQKDTLGPFAESSRLHEDLKYALSGFTGVEKVYPLTFQSLQIIQNKKPIRVYALGYESLSGFTPFRLVEGRAISIAHQEIIVDSKTGFKLGDSISLGRNTYRVVGLTKKAVSSGGDPMIYLDLSEAQELQFLFSNEQIRNDRFRGGESSATAMVNTFVLKVKKGFDPIAVAQEIKRWKHQEVYTQEEQAAILTTNLIERSAKQIGMFTVILLIVSSVIISLIIYTMTMGKIKEIAILKLIGAPNSVITKMIGQQSLLLGGIAFIGGNIFAHASADIFPKTIVLFYSDAAKLFVIVIIISILASLSGIRSALHVDPASAIGG
- a CDS encoding ABC transporter ATP-binding protein; protein product: MKRSIIRLEEIHKTYGSGESAVTAIKEANFEVYSGETVALLGPSGSGKTTLITMIGCITEPTGGKLFLDNELIYDQKWQVKDTRRIRRENIGFIFQSHNLIPFLNVLENVTLVPQMNKISKNKADTHAKELLDYLGVGDKLEKMPSQLSGGQSQRVAIARSLANNPKIILADEPTAALDSERALSVMQLLKKLSIEQDVAIIVVTHDERMLPLFDRILRVEDGRVYEETKER
- a CDS encoding HPP family protein yields the protein MNKNSIHHVRKNLLERFTESVIPGIGAFFGLSFIGLIAQSVHQMLIIAPFGATAVLLFSAPESQFSKPWNVFMSYIISAIIGFLILRYSNGQWLAIGGGFGIVIMLMHLFKAIHPPAGANFLIVTQGHISFYLLWPLFIGLITLVIIGIGLHKIRKKITLR
- a CDS encoding NnrS family protein; amino-acid sequence: MSTFRATPLPPKQNYFLSQPHQPFFVFGLLWAIVSMVLFVLSHKGIITLSISENQFHLYSLAFLVFAQFFHGFLFTTFPRFCSTMAIPKEAYIRIIWLYQIGAVLFFAGSLLSAWLALFAMVTVLFTHSMAVFALYWIYKIGQSPAKQDPFWILVAHGITLITHLLWIIAFGISLVWNFQNWFALIPPIIVNFFFVFLTFSVAQRMIPFFSHSHESKTKYFVEAVFGAFIVKTLFALIAFTAGEAIVGILLSLYLLREFLQWKLHPFNSPAIIWILHLALFWLPVGLLIGSLIQIIEMVYNMSFLFAEIHLLALGFLTTILIGFGTRVTLGHSGQSPEADKVSIVLFWWTQVVILARFALSVDTAFGGSHPWLFDAAACGWILLFIVWGGRYGKTLIFGKK
- the nrdD gene encoding anaerobic ribonucleoside-triphosphate reductase → MKIETILYTHLSKRTKCVIYTRVMGYHRPVESFNIGKKQEHKDRIHFCEDKKVS
- a CDS encoding cytochrome D1 domain-containing protein, which gives rise to MKKVLGITLAGAIFATLPLMAGDSKMDVAQMFEKECQGCHGPNHEGGVGSSLDPKAIGKKGDYFLRDTILSGRAGTAMPSFKSKFTSDDADKMVQYLLKYEAKQLTKLTLEDVAATYQVLEDREELYKKYPKPTDVKSVQDIVVFTERDASKVGFIDGTTNKVLSKHSSGFATHVTVVNKRIPRYVYNISRDGWVNMFDLNAPGQPMIAKIRVGSDSRGLACTPDGRYLMAGNYVPGGAVLLDAMTLKPLKVYATDKVEDMDGKIGSSRVASIADTPYGPYIAFALKDAGHVYIVDYSKPDFPIVGDIPKIGRILHDAFLNEGEEVGRYYMIASQGSDVMGIVDFKTKTLTDKVYTGPGSKPHPGQGSSWYNEKLGKQLHATVNMNVGDVTIWDNQWHVLKHTKTAGGGLFIGTNEHTPFLWADNVIGGEDNYNRVDLVNKETLMTGRIIQATKEGMVQLIDPSNLKVIKEWNIGAVKNEKGELITPRLLHGEPSAHGEHMYISDWTCGRILVFNAKTGEYVTQITGLTTPTFTYSIEHRMDLPGA
- a CDS encoding Crp/Fnr family transcriptional regulator — encoded protein: MVEELKNIFLFSHLNEDDLARLASIGKFREYQSGQTLFYEGSSSEKLYILIKGIIKAYKTDMKENEIVLHYFYPVSLVAEMANLYHIPFPATAEFQTDGYVFEIDYPLFERDFLKNPTISFELIKSLTQKLKYLENIITTRLALDATSRVAKFLYENGDISDSTRRHKIATILGLTPETLSRSFKKIKILGLISDEGKNFTILNREGLKELFT
- a CDS encoding TonB-dependent receptor, producing MKKYIMLSFLSATYLMADGVTLDPIIISATQTETTLQDAPGSVSVLSKEAIDMLPANHLKEVVKSLEGVTAIEHRGLSDINPTVVLRGIPDQSRTMILLDGIPMNTSYTSSASTPYIILPEDLEQIEVIRGPFSSLYGSSAMGGVINYITRMPDIPEYKASIGYGDAFSDGEAQANVTKIYVSAADKISDHLKFKISYGVLSSDGYRSDFVTVSQPKAGYSGFIQEISAPIPSTAQWIVGNAGNRGVNKYDLSTKLLYTPTTKDTLSASYRQSHYHIDYSDPESYITQNSSENTVFSYPGSSSSGLKESKFLQGQNDLTSDLYTIDYHHNFSDSTFDIRYSLLSVRDWYSSAGTTATQNGGSGTITPREAQNTMLHATWQKAMGNSLLLLGGEFKRNTSVSDTDTLLDWRDEDSKTLMTSSSGGKELIIAGFAEIQSDITDTLSTNIGGRFESWSGYDGYVSDANASNMTLNQTYPTKHTDNFSPKVSLNYQARENTTLKTSWGKAFRAPDPVNLYRTYEIAAINRVYMANPDLTPERSESYDFGAEQKTPLNGLFKAYWFHTIIENMISTKPPVLIGGKSYYERINVGKARSQGYELAYTQPLKYDFALNTNYTKTYTKILEDSIEPALIGKRFAGIPENMANVSLSYDNQQFYALLNYNYQSKIYNNSDNSDTVSNVYGSIDSVGIFNSKIGYRINKNIDLNLAITNILNIEYYSYEKAESRAWFAQINLKL
- a CDS encoding c-type cytochrome yields the protein MKKVFIAVSVLFGLWSTSMADEGADLFKKCAVCHGAQGEKSALGKSKIIKDMTKDQITAALKGYKDGSYGAASKAVMKGQVASLNDAQITALAAHIGK